Proteins encoded by one window of Candidatus Zixiibacteriota bacterium:
- a CDS encoding sodium:proton antiporter has protein sequence LKTRGAELGITQPWQFFWWTGGLSSFLDNAPTYLTFFTLAESVTRATGNADPVTIAGVHVDLLRAISCGAVFMGAMTYIGNGPNFMVKTIAEDMKIKIPHFFGYMVYSILILIPIFIVVTLIFFRP, from the coding sequence CTTAAGACGCGCGGGGCGGAACTCGGTATCACTCAGCCCTGGCAGTTTTTCTGGTGGACCGGTGGATTAAGCTCATTTCTGGATAATGCCCCCACTTATTTGACCTTCTTTACGCTGGCCGAGAGTGTCACCAGGGCGACCGGAAATGCAGATCCTGTCACAATTGCGGGAGTTCATGTAGACCTGCTTCGTGCCATAAGCTGCGGGGCGGTTTTCATGGGGGCCATGACATATATTGGAAACGGCCCCAATTTCATGGTAAAAACGATCGCCGAGGATATGAAAATCAAGATCCCACACTTCTTTGGTTATATGGTATATTCAATATTAATACTTATTCCCATTTTCATAG